Proteins from one Malania oleifera isolate guangnan ecotype guangnan chromosome 4, ASM2987363v1, whole genome shotgun sequence genomic window:
- the LOC131152669 gene encoding HMG-Y-related protein A produces the protein MATEESNNPAPPAPSLPQYPEMIIAAIEALNDENGSNKSAISKYIESTYRDLPAAHPTLLAHHLNKMKQNGELAMVKNNFMKPDPNAPPKRGRGRPPKPKVPLPPGTVLPPPRPRGRPPKPRDPFAPLSPVKKKSPSGSGKPRGRPPKKPKVADSAGPPGAAGIPTPVASRPRGRPPKVKPPVAAVGC, from the exons ATGGCTACTGAAGAGTCTAATAATCCAGCTCCCCCAGCTCCCTCTCTTCCCCAGTACCCAGAG ATGATTATTGCGGCGATCGAGGCTCTAAACGACGAGAACGGCTCCAACAAGTCGGCTATTTCCAAGTACATAGAGTCGACGTACAGGGACCTCCCGGCGGCGCACCCCACGCTCCTCGCGCACCACCTCAACAAGATGAAGCAGAACGGCGAGCTAGCCATGGTCAAGAACAACTTCATGAAGCCCGACCCTAATGCGCCGCCGAAGAGGGGCCGTGGCCGTCCGCCGAAGCCGAAGGTGCCGCTTCCGCCGGGCACAGTGCTGCCGCCGCCAAGGCCCCGCGGCCGGCCGCCGAAGCCGAGAGATCCCTTCGCCCCCCTGTCTCCGGTGAAGAAAAAATCGCCGTCCGGGAGTGGAAAGCCGCGCGGGCGTCCTCCGAAGAAGCCCAAGGTCGCAGATTCGGCAGGGCCGCCTGGGGCGGCGGGGATTCCGACCCCCGTGGCCTCGAGGCCGAGGGGCCGACCGCCGAAGGTGAAGCCGCCGGTGGCCGCCGTGGGGTGTTGA